The following coding sequences are from one Ficedula albicollis isolate OC2 chromosome 17, FicAlb1.5, whole genome shotgun sequence window:
- the SLC31A1 gene encoding high affinity copper uptake protein 1 isoform X1: protein MSHHMNSSMPTSPPSEHHHPTTASGHGHGSDMMMMAMTFHFSYQNVPLLFSGLTINSPGEMAGAFVAVFFLAMFYEGLKIARECLLRKSQVSIRYNSMPVPGPNGTILMETHKTVGQQMLSLPHLLQTVLHMIQVVVSYFLMLIFMTYNGYLCIAVAAGAGTGYFFFSWKKAVVVDITEHCH from the exons ATGTCTCACCACATGAACAGCTCCATGCCAACATCGCCTCCTTCTGAGCATCACCACCCCACCACGGCCTCGGGACACGGGCACGGGTCGGACATGATGATGATG GCCATGACTTTCCACTTCAGCTATCAGAATGTGCCATTGCTGTTCTCTGGACTTACAATCAATTCTCCTGGAG AAATGGCTGGTGCTTTTGTGGCTGTCTTCTTCCTGGCCATGTTTTACGAAGGCCTGAAGATTGCCCGGGAGTGTCTGCTGCGGAAATCCCAAGTCAGCATCCGCTATAACTCCATGCCCGTGCCCGGCCCCAACGGCACCATCCTGATGGAGACACACAAAACCGTGGG CCAGCAGATGCTGAGCTTGCCCCACCTGCTGCAGACTGTGCTGCACATGATCCAGGTGGTGGTCAGCTACTTCCTCATGCTCATCTTCATGACCTACAACGGGTACCTGTGCATCGCCGTGGCCGCCGGGGCAGGCACCGGATACTTcttcttcagctggaaaaaggcAGTGGTGGTGGATATCACAGAGCACTGCCACTAA
- the SLC31A1 gene encoding high affinity copper uptake protein 1 isoform X2, producing MELTGPTFLCAFLNLSVLKMSHHMNSSMPTSPPSEHHHPTTASGHGHGSDMMMMAMTFHFSYQNVPLLFSGLTINSPGEMAGAFVAVFFLAMFYEGLKIARECLLRKSQVSIRYNSMPVPGPNGTILMETHKTVGQQMLSLPHLLQTVLHMIQVVVSYFLMLIFMTYNGYLCIAVAAGAGTGYFFFSWKKAVVVDITEHCH from the exons ggtCCCACTTTTCTATGTGCCTTTCTGAATCTCTCTGTCCTCAAGATGTCTCACCACATGAACAGCTCCATGCCAACATCGCCTCCTTCTGAGCATCACCACCCCACCACGGCCTCGGGACACGGGCACGGGTCGGACATGATGATGATG GCCATGACTTTCCACTTCAGCTATCAGAATGTGCCATTGCTGTTCTCTGGACTTACAATCAATTCTCCTGGAG AAATGGCTGGTGCTTTTGTGGCTGTCTTCTTCCTGGCCATGTTTTACGAAGGCCTGAAGATTGCCCGGGAGTGTCTGCTGCGGAAATCCCAAGTCAGCATCCGCTATAACTCCATGCCCGTGCCCGGCCCCAACGGCACCATCCTGATGGAGACACACAAAACCGTGGG CCAGCAGATGCTGAGCTTGCCCCACCTGCTGCAGACTGTGCTGCACATGATCCAGGTGGTGGTCAGCTACTTCCTCATGCTCATCTTCATGACCTACAACGGGTACCTGTGCATCGCCGTGGCCGCCGGGGCAGGCACCGGATACTTcttcttcagctggaaaaaggcAGTGGTGGTGGATATCACAGAGCACTGCCACTAA